Proteins from a genomic interval of Streptomyces sp. TLI_235:
- a CDS encoding membrane protein — translation MHGVGGISWPAAGRTKGAGWAEWWRRSRLGGLWRQGAGLELMQRSMGFAALGLVTLVPLLIVVAAVDPFRQRGFAHWVVDGMGLPGRTAVPVEHLFAADQHIRSTASVLSLLSLALFGLSFVAAVQTVYERIWRLPSPSWRHLWRQVLWLGALTVFLVVEVETGAVLRPGWWDTAERLLLLAAMSVAFFWWGQHFLLGGRIGWRVLLPGALATTAGLGGLRVFSALVFDPMVVSNAESYGTVGVLLVVESWLIGVGFVFYGGALLGRYWLERQQPSSPAIDVTQPPRLDE, via the coding sequence ATGCACGGTGTCGGCGGGATCTCGTGGCCAGCGGCCGGACGGACGAAGGGCGCAGGGTGGGCCGAATGGTGGCGACGGAGCCGGCTCGGCGGGCTCTGGCGCCAGGGCGCCGGGCTGGAACTGATGCAACGGTCGATGGGGTTCGCCGCGCTCGGGCTGGTCACCCTGGTACCGCTGCTGATCGTGGTCGCCGCCGTCGACCCGTTCCGCCAGCGCGGCTTCGCCCACTGGGTCGTCGACGGCATGGGCCTGCCCGGCCGCACCGCGGTACCGGTGGAGCACCTGTTCGCGGCCGACCAGCACATCCGCAGCACCGCGAGCGTCCTGTCGCTCCTTTCCCTGGCACTGTTCGGCCTGTCCTTCGTCGCGGCGGTGCAGACCGTCTACGAGCGCATCTGGCGGCTTCCGTCGCCGTCGTGGCGGCACCTGTGGCGGCAGGTGCTGTGGCTGGGCGCGCTCACTGTGTTCCTGGTCGTCGAGGTGGAGACCGGCGCGGTGCTGCGGCCTGGCTGGTGGGACACCGCGGAGCGGCTGCTCCTGCTGGCGGCGATGAGCGTGGCGTTCTTCTGGTGGGGGCAGCACTTCCTGCTCGGCGGCCGGATCGGGTGGCGGGTCCTGCTGCCCGGTGCGCTCGCCACCACCGCCGGACTCGGCGGCCTGCGCGTGTTCTCGGCCCTGGTGTTCGACCCGATGGTGGTCTCCAATGCCGAGTCGTACGGCACGGTGGGCGTCCTGCTGGTGGTGGAGTCCTGGCTGATCGGCGTCGGATTCGTGTTCTACGGCGGCGCCCTGCTCGGCCGCTACTGGCTGGAGCGCCAGCAGCCCTCGTCCCCTGCAATCGACGTCACTCAACCCCCACGGCTTGACGAATGA
- a CDS encoding glutamate transport system permease protein has protein sequence MTPPSVLYDTPGPRAKRRNLLFTVAFLIAVAGVAWWVVQSLIDKNQLEWVKWRPFLTDSRAWETYLLPGLKNTLIAASLAMVVALPFGALFGIARLSDHPWLRGTAGTVVEFFRAIPVLILMLFANAAYSEFTDVSPDSRPLYAVVTGLVLYNGAVLAEIVRAGILSLPQGQTDAAEAIGMRKNQVMRYVLLPQSVTAMLPAIVSQMVVLVKDTALGGALLGFSELLASVRPMSANYGANTIACFTVVAAIFVVLNFALTSFATWLERRLRRGKRSTGAVVGASAVEELSTPGEHVGHDDLGGKGSTSGKGG, from the coding sequence ATGACCCCGCCGTCCGTCCTCTACGACACTCCGGGACCGCGCGCCAAGCGGCGCAACCTGCTGTTCACGGTGGCGTTCCTGATCGCCGTCGCCGGTGTGGCCTGGTGGGTGGTCCAGAGCCTCATCGACAAGAACCAGCTCGAATGGGTCAAGTGGCGGCCCTTCCTCACGGACTCCCGCGCCTGGGAGACCTACCTCCTGCCGGGGCTGAAGAACACCCTCATCGCCGCCTCACTCGCCATGGTCGTCGCGCTGCCGTTCGGGGCGCTGTTCGGCATCGCCCGCCTCTCCGACCACCCGTGGCTGCGGGGCACGGCCGGCACCGTCGTGGAGTTCTTCCGCGCCATCCCGGTGCTGATCCTGATGCTGTTCGCCAATGCCGCGTACTCCGAGTTCACCGACGTCAGCCCCGACAGCCGGCCGCTGTACGCCGTGGTCACCGGCCTGGTCCTCTACAACGGCGCCGTGCTCGCGGAGATCGTCCGGGCCGGCATCCTCTCCCTCCCGCAGGGCCAGACCGACGCGGCCGAGGCGATCGGCATGCGCAAGAACCAGGTGATGCGCTACGTGCTGCTGCCGCAGTCGGTCACCGCGATGCTGCCGGCGATCGTCAGCCAGATGGTCGTCCTCGTGAAGGACACCGCGCTGGGTGGCGCACTGCTCGGCTTCTCCGAACTGCTGGCGTCCGTCCGCCCGATGAGCGCGAACTACGGGGCCAACACCATCGCCTGCTTCACCGTCGTCGCGGCCATCTTCGTCGTGCTGAACTTCGCCCTTACCTCCTTCGCGACCTGGCTGGAGCGCCGGCTGCGGCGCGGCAAGAGGTCCACCGGCGCGGTGGTCGGCGCCTCCGCCGTCGAGGAGCTGTCCACACCGGGCGAGCACGTGGGCCACGACGACCTCGGCGGAAAGGGCAGCACCTCCGGCAAAGGCGGCTAA
- a CDS encoding amino acid ABC transporter membrane protein 1 (PAAT family) yields MFDFLEGYNVLGAFWVTVQLTFYSAVGALIWGTVLAAMRVSPVPLMRGFGTAYVNVVRNIPLTVIIVFTSLGLFQTLGITLGAEDFTTIDFRLAVLGLIAYTSAFVCEALRSGINTVPVGQTEAARAIGLSFPQVLRFVVLPQAFRSVVGPLANVLIALTKNTTVAATIGVAEAALLMREMIENEAQLLLISAVFAFGFICLTLPTGLLLGRVAKKVSVKR; encoded by the coding sequence GTGTTCGACTTTCTTGAGGGCTACAACGTGCTCGGCGCCTTCTGGGTGACGGTGCAGCTCACCTTCTACTCCGCCGTCGGCGCGCTGATCTGGGGCACCGTCCTGGCGGCCATGCGCGTCAGCCCCGTGCCCCTGATGCGCGGCTTCGGGACGGCTTACGTCAACGTGGTCCGGAACATCCCCCTCACCGTGATCATCGTCTTCACCTCGCTGGGCCTGTTCCAGACGCTCGGCATCACGCTCGGCGCCGAGGACTTCACCACCATCGACTTCCGGCTCGCCGTGCTCGGACTGATCGCCTACACCTCGGCGTTCGTCTGCGAGGCGCTGCGGTCCGGCATCAACACGGTGCCCGTGGGCCAGACGGAGGCGGCGCGCGCCATCGGCCTGAGCTTCCCCCAGGTGCTGAGGTTCGTCGTCCTTCCGCAGGCGTTCCGTTCCGTGGTGGGCCCGCTGGCGAACGTGCTGATCGCCCTGACCAAGAACACCACCGTGGCCGCCACGATCGGTGTCGCCGAGGCCGCCCTGCTGATGCGGGAAATGATCGAGAACGAGGCCCAGCTCCTCCTCATCTCCGCGGTCTTCGCGTTCGGCTTCATCTGCCTCACGCTGCCGACCGGGCTCCTCCTCGGAAGGGTGGCCAAGAAGGTCTCGGTGAAGCGATGA
- a CDS encoding amino acid ABC transporter substrate-binding protein (PAAT family): MELRKVTLAAAVALGLSLTAAGCGSDGGGASSGASGDQKVTVGIKFDQPGIGLKTPDGTYTGLDVDVATYVAKELGYDPGNIQWKEAKSADRETLLQRGDVDFIAASYSITPARAEKVDFAGPYLLAHQDVLIRADDNSITKPEDLNNKKLCSVTGSTSAQNVKTKIAPNAQLQEYGGYSECLTGLENGVVDALTTDDSILAGYASQPEFKGKFKLGGFKMSNENYGIGVQKDSELKAKINAALEKMVADGSWEAAVKKNLGPSGYQNEPAPKIGVIVT, encoded by the coding sequence ATGGAACTTCGCAAGGTCACCCTCGCCGCTGCGGTTGCGCTCGGGCTGTCCCTGACGGCCGCCGGCTGCGGATCGGACGGCGGCGGCGCCAGCAGCGGCGCCAGCGGCGACCAGAAGGTCACCGTCGGCATCAAGTTCGACCAGCCCGGCATCGGGCTGAAGACCCCGGACGGCACGTACACGGGCCTCGACGTCGACGTGGCCACATACGTCGCCAAGGAGCTCGGCTACGACCCCGGCAACATCCAGTGGAAGGAGGCGAAGAGCGCCGACCGCGAGACGCTGCTCCAGCGCGGCGACGTCGACTTCATCGCCGCCTCGTACTCGATCACGCCCGCCCGCGCGGAGAAGGTCGACTTCGCCGGCCCCTACCTCCTGGCGCACCAGGACGTGCTGATCCGGGCCGACGACAACTCCATCACGAAGCCCGAGGACCTGAACAACAAGAAGCTCTGCTCCGTCACCGGCTCCACCTCCGCGCAGAACGTCAAGACCAAGATCGCCCCGAATGCGCAGCTGCAGGAGTACGGCGGCTACTCGGAGTGCCTGACCGGCCTGGAGAACGGGGTCGTTGATGCGCTGACCACCGACGACTCGATCCTTGCCGGCTACGCCTCGCAGCCGGAGTTCAAGGGCAAGTTCAAGCTCGGCGGCTTCAAGATGAGCAACGAGAACTACGGCATCGGCGTCCAGAAGGACAGCGAGCTCAAGGCGAAGATCAATGCCGCCCTGGAGAAGATGGTCGCGGACGGCTCCTGGGAGGCGGCCGTCAAGAAGAACCTCGGCCCGTCCGGCTACCAGAACGAGCCCGCACCGAAGATCGGCGTCATCGTCACCTGA
- a CDS encoding amino acid ABC transporter ATP-binding protein (PAAT family): MSCWLTTGEPGEVAEAYAQEGLQVSRLAVTHVARRCRELRSEYEERHRRLKSRLVALFLGAGEGGSRRRGAGPRLAVGVPSGAPGAKPRPYGSPRVGVRPRCGRRTMKPTSGAAVTKETPTPTAGDLVVLRNVNKHFGDLHVLQDIDLTIARGEVVVVIGPSGGGKSTLCRAINRLETIDSGEISIDGRPLPAEGRELAALRADVGMVFQSFNLFAHRTVLDNVTLGQVKVRKKDKKAAEERARRLLERVGVASQADKYPAQLSGGQQQRVAIARALAMEPKIMLFDEPTSALDPEMINEVLEVMQQLAREGMTMVVVTHEMGFARSAANRVVFMADGRIVEERTPDQFFGNPRSERAKDFLSKILHH, encoded by the coding sequence TTGAGCTGCTGGCTCACGACCGGTGAGCCGGGGGAAGTCGCCGAGGCCTACGCCCAAGAGGGCCTGCAGGTCTCCCGCCTGGCCGTCACGCACGTCGCGCGGCGCTGCCGGGAGCTGAGGAGCGAGTACGAGGAGCGCCACCGCCGGTTGAAGAGCCGCCTCGTCGCCCTGTTCCTGGGCGCCGGGGAAGGGGGCAGCCGCCGTCGCGGTGCCGGCCCGCGATTGGCCGTAGGGGTCCCGTCAGGGGCGCCGGGGGCAAAACCGCGTCCCTACGGGTCCCCGCGGGTCGGCGTGCGGCCGCGGTGCGGGCGGCGGACCATGAAGCCGACGAGTGGAGCCGCCGTGACGAAGGAAACACCCACCCCGACCGCGGGCGATCTGGTCGTGCTGCGCAACGTCAACAAGCACTTCGGCGATCTCCACGTCCTCCAAGACATCGACCTCACCATCGCCCGTGGTGAGGTCGTGGTCGTCATCGGCCCGTCCGGCGGCGGGAAGTCCACGTTGTGCCGCGCCATCAACCGCCTGGAGACCATCGACTCCGGGGAGATCTCCATCGACGGCAGGCCGCTGCCGGCCGAGGGCCGCGAGCTGGCGGCTCTGCGGGCGGACGTCGGCATGGTCTTCCAGTCGTTCAACCTCTTTGCGCACAGGACCGTGCTCGACAACGTCACGCTCGGCCAGGTCAAGGTCCGCAAGAAGGACAAGAAGGCCGCCGAGGAACGGGCGCGCCGGCTGCTGGAGCGGGTGGGCGTCGCCTCGCAGGCGGACAAGTACCCGGCGCAGCTCTCCGGCGGCCAGCAGCAGCGCGTGGCGATCGCCAGGGCGCTGGCCATGGAACCGAAGATCATGCTCTTCGACGAGCCGACGTCCGCGCTCGACCCCGAGATGATCAACGAGGTGCTGGAGGTGATGCAGCAGCTGGCGCGCGAGGGAATGACCATGGTCGTCGTCACCCACGAGATGGGATTCGCCCGATCGGCCGCCAACCGTGTGGTCTTCATGGCGGATGGCCGGATCGTGGAGGAGAGGACACCCGATCAGTTCTTCGGCAACCCGCGCAGCGAGCGGGCCAAGGACTTCCTCTCGAAGATCCTGCACCACTGA
- a CDS encoding pimeloyl-ACP methyl ester carboxylesterase, translating to MVLLHTVRTQAEHFRFLVPLIADQYTAYALDLPGMGYSEIVPGASYDEPAMRTGVERLLTELDLHDVTLVGESMGAVLALTTAADLPERVRRVVAVNPYDFRGGIARSGLLARLVVSGVLAPGVGPVIAGVEPKAALRRILQGGLGDKSALREDYVEELLKVGGRPGYPVVARAVYQNLSSLIAARPRYRDVKAPVHLVYGETDWSRPLDREANRALLPAADFTQVPGAGHFIALERPDMVADLLNAVA from the coding sequence TTGGTCCTGCTGCACACCGTGCGCACACAGGCAGAGCACTTCCGCTTCCTGGTCCCGCTGATCGCGGACCAGTACACCGCGTACGCCCTGGACCTGCCGGGAATGGGCTACTCCGAGATCGTGCCCGGCGCCTCGTACGACGAGCCCGCGATGCGCACGGGCGTCGAACGGCTGCTGACCGAACTCGACCTCCACGACGTGACGCTGGTCGGGGAGTCCATGGGGGCGGTCCTCGCCCTGACCACCGCAGCCGATCTGCCGGAGCGCGTCCGGCGCGTCGTCGCGGTGAACCCCTACGACTTCCGCGGTGGCATCGCCCGGTCCGGCCTCCTCGCCCGTCTCGTCGTCAGCGGTGTCCTGGCCCCGGGGGTGGGCCCGGTGATCGCCGGAGTGGAGCCCAAGGCCGCCCTGCGCAGGATCCTGCAGGGCGGCCTGGGCGACAAGAGCGCCCTGAGGGAGGACTACGTGGAGGAGCTCCTCAAGGTCGGAGGCCGCCCCGGCTACCCGGTCGTCGCGCGGGCGGTGTACCAGAACCTGTCCAGCCTCATCGCGGCCCGTCCGCGCTACCGCGACGTCAAGGCCCCTGTCCATCTCGTCTACGGGGAGACGGACTGGTCCCGGCCGTTGGACCGGGAAGCCAACCGGGCGCTGCTGCCCGCCGCCGACTTCACGCAGGTTCCCGGGGCGGGTCACTTCATCGCGCTGGAGCGGCCGGACATGGTGGCCGACCTGCTGAACGCGGTCGCGTAG
- a CDS encoding DDE superfamily endonuclease, with the protein MLDVPHELVEHVSWLIYTRRRELGSRWRRLGCFKQALLVLAHLRKNETLAQLGAGFGVSEATAWRYVDETVEVLAAWAPGLREALVGLGEGDFVIVDGTLIPTDRIAADEPYYSQKHRKHGMNVQVVATPDGTPLWFSRALPGRTHDLTAARAHGIVQTCLTREVLVLADRAYRGAGSTVRTPYYNHHELPEHYQQYNRDHARLRAPGERAFAQLKTWKVFRKARCSTNRISRLIAAVHTLMIQSLATCENSG; encoded by the coding sequence ATGCTCGATGTCCCGCACGAGCTCGTTGAGCACGTCTCCTGGCTCATCTACACCCGAAGGCGTGAACTCGGCTCACGATGGAGGAGGTTGGGCTGCTTCAAGCAGGCCCTGCTGGTCCTGGCCCATCTGCGGAAGAACGAAACCCTCGCGCAACTGGGAGCCGGGTTCGGGGTGTCGGAGGCGACGGCCTGGCGGTACGTGGACGAGACCGTCGAGGTCCTGGCCGCGTGGGCGCCGGGCCTGCGCGAGGCCCTGGTGGGACTGGGCGAAGGCGACTTCGTGATCGTGGACGGCACGCTGATCCCGACCGACCGGATCGCCGCCGACGAGCCGTACTACTCGCAAAAGCACCGGAAGCACGGGATGAACGTGCAGGTCGTCGCCACCCCGGACGGCACACCTCTGTGGTTCTCCCGTGCCCTGCCGGGGCGCACTCACGACCTGACCGCGGCCCGCGCCCACGGCATCGTCCAGACCTGCCTGACCCGCGAGGTCCTCGTCCTCGCCGACCGGGCCTATCGAGGCGCCGGCTCCACTGTCCGCACCCCCTACTACAACCACCACGAACTGCCCGAGCACTACCAGCAGTACAACCGCGACCACGCCCGCCTGCGTGCACCCGGCGAACGCGCCTTCGCCCAGCTGAAGACCTGGAAGGTCTTCCGTAAAGCCCGCTGCTCGACCAATCGCATCAGCCGACTGATCGCCGCCGTCCACACCCTCATGATCCAAAGCCTCGCGACCTGCGAAAACTCAGGATGA
- a CDS encoding catalase-related immune-responsive protein — protein MHSLVWEEAQLIAGTDPDFHRRDLADAIEAGCFPEWELGIQTFPDTPEQTFADIDLLDPTKIVPEELAPVQPVGLLTLNANPTNFFAETEQVAFHPGHLVPGIDVTDDPLLAGRLFSYLDTQITRLGGPNFAQIPINRPHAPINDMLRDGFHQDAVHSGVAPYKPNSLDGGCPFFAGPGEHAFIEHPVPIAAAAKVREAPASFADRFSQPRLFWLSMSPVEREHVIAAYTFELSKVYEQAIKERVLEVLARVDEGLCRQVAQGLGLPAPQAPASGVVQAAPSPALSPVGQRWPATGRVLGILTATTSDAGVVRQLREAARDAGLMPLIIAPLERRRRTTSPCSGPTPRPGPSSSTPSSWPARPRAAPTTTAPGTPNPAPSPAANPPSTPAPFSWSTRPTGTPNPSPALRMPAACGRQRASIRKRPACSPRPTRPMPSPPWWRSSARTGYGNASRQRRTEPSLLMASPPRARDRPEPRRRTPAGLRR, from the coding sequence GTGCACTCCCTGGTCTGGGAGGAGGCACAGCTGATCGCGGGCACGGATCCGGACTTCCACCGCCGCGATCTCGCGGACGCCATCGAAGCCGGCTGCTTCCCCGAGTGGGAGCTCGGCATCCAGACCTTCCCCGACACCCCGGAGCAGACGTTCGCAGACATCGACCTGCTCGACCCCACCAAGATCGTCCCCGAGGAACTCGCCCCGGTTCAGCCGGTCGGCCTGCTCACCCTGAACGCCAACCCGACGAACTTCTTCGCCGAGACCGAACAGGTCGCCTTCCACCCCGGCCATCTCGTCCCGGGCATCGACGTCACCGACGACCCGCTGCTCGCCGGCCGACTGTTCTCCTATCTCGACACGCAGATCACCCGGCTCGGCGGCCCGAACTTCGCGCAGATCCCGATCAACCGCCCCCACGCGCCCATCAACGACATGCTGCGTGACGGCTTCCACCAGGACGCCGTGCACTCCGGCGTCGCCCCCTACAAGCCGAACTCGCTGGACGGCGGCTGCCCGTTCTTCGCCGGGCCGGGCGAGCACGCCTTCATCGAACACCCCGTCCCGATCGCCGCCGCGGCCAAGGTCCGCGAGGCGCCCGCCTCGTTCGCCGACCGCTTCAGCCAGCCGCGCCTGTTCTGGCTGAGCATGAGTCCGGTCGAGCGCGAACACGTCATCGCCGCCTACACCTTCGAACTGTCCAAGGTCTACGAGCAGGCCATCAAGGAGCGGGTCCTGGAAGTCCTGGCGCGGGTCGACGAGGGGCTCTGCCGCCAGGTCGCCCAGGGGCTCGGCCTGCCCGCCCCCCAGGCGCCAGCCAGCGGCGTGGTCCAAGCCGCGCCGAGCCCGGCGCTGTCCCCGGTCGGGCAGCGGTGGCCGGCCACCGGCCGGGTGCTCGGCATCCTCACCGCCACCACCAGCGACGCGGGCGTGGTGCGGCAGCTGCGGGAGGCCGCACGCGACGCCGGGCTGATGCCGTTGATCATCGCACCCCTGGAGCGCCGCCGGCGGACGACCTCGCCGTGCAGCGGACCTACTCCGCGGCCCGGTCCGTCGAGTTCGACGCCCTCCTCGTGGCCGGCGCGCCCACGCGCGGCGCCGACGACCACGGCGCCCGGGACGCCAAATCCGGCGCCGTCGCCGGCGGCCAACCCGCCCTCGACTCCCGCGCCGTTCTCCTGGTCAACGAGGCCTACCGGCACGCCAAACCCCTCGCCGGCCTTGCGGATGCCCGCGGCCTGTGGGCGGCAGCGGGCGTCGATCCGCAAGCGCCCGGCGTGTTCACCGAGACCGACGCGGCCCATGCCGTCTCCGCCCTGGTGGCGCAGCTCGGCACGCACCGGGTATGGGAACGCTTCCCGGCAACGGCGCACTGAGCCCTCGCTGCTCATGGCCTCGCCACCGCGGGCCCGCGACCGTCCCGAGCCACGGCGCCGGACGCCCGCAGGCCTGCGGCGGTAG
- a CDS encoding catalase → MAEPGPVKKIVDKVVEAAEGIPSGQRPRVPGAPGAEPPQVAEPTEPRAPLPPKPDQRAPAPLSATGRDTGAPADAASQNGGYLTTAQGVRLPDSDHSLKAGPRGPVLLQDHQLREKIMHFDHERIPERVVHVRGAAAHGVFRGYGTATGVSKAAFLHEGVETPVFVRFSPVLGSRGSADTVRDTRGFATKFYTTDGVFDLVGNNIPVFFIQDAIKFPDVIHAGKPHPDREIPQAQSAHDTFWDFVSLHTEATHHTLWNMSDRGIPRSYRMMEGFGVHTFRLVNAEGASTLVKFHWKPKAACTPWSGRRHS, encoded by the coding sequence GTGGCGGAGCCCGGACCGGTGAAGAAGATCGTGGACAAGGTGGTCGAGGCCGCGGAAGGCATCCCATCCGGGCAGCGACCGCGGGTGCCCGGCGCCCCGGGCGCCGAGCCGCCGCAGGTAGCGGAACCCACCGAACCGAGGGCGCCACTGCCTCCCAAGCCGGATCAGCGGGCGCCCGCCCCGCTGTCCGCCACCGGGCGGGACACCGGAGCGCCCGCAGACGCGGCCTCGCAGAACGGCGGCTACCTGACGACCGCCCAGGGCGTTCGGCTGCCGGACTCGGACCACTCGCTGAAGGCCGGCCCCCGCGGTCCGGTGCTGCTGCAGGACCACCAACTGCGCGAGAAGATCATGCACTTCGACCACGAGCGGATCCCCGAGCGGGTCGTCCACGTCCGGGGCGCGGCCGCCCACGGCGTGTTCCGCGGCTACGGCACCGCCACCGGCGTCAGCAAGGCCGCCTTCCTCCACGAAGGGGTCGAGACACCGGTGTTCGTGCGGTTCTCCCCTGTGCTCGGCTCGCGTGGCTCCGCCGACACGGTCCGGGACACCCGCGGCTTCGCGACGAAGTTCTACACCACCGACGGAGTTTTCGACCTGGTCGGCAACAACATCCCGGTGTTCTTCATCCAGGACGCGATCAAGTTCCCCGACGTCATCCATGCCGGCAAGCCGCACCCGGACCGGGAGATCCCCCAGGCCCAGTCCGCCCATGACACGTTCTGGGACTTCGTGTCCCTGCACACCGAGGCCACCCACCACACTCTGTGGAACATGTCCGACCGGGGGATTCCCCGCTCCTACCGCATGATGGAAGGCTTCGGCGTCCACACCTTCCGCCTCGTCAACGCGGAGGGCGCGAGCACGCTGGTGAAGTTCCACTGGAAGCCGAAGGCGGCGTGCACTCCCTGGTCTGGGAGGAGGCACAGCTGA
- a CDS encoding putative cold-shock DNA-binding protein, translating into MATGTVKWFNSEKGFGFIQQDDGGPDVFVHFSAIQTTGFKELAEGTSVEYDVTQGPKGPQAENVVPLR; encoded by the coding sequence ATGGCGACTGGCACTGTGAAGTGGTTCAACTCGGAGAAGGGGTTCGGCTTCATCCAGCAGGACGACGGCGGTCCGGACGTGTTCGTCCACTTTTCCGCCATCCAGACGACCGGCTTCAAGGAGCTGGCCGAGGGCACATCGGTCGAGTACGACGTCACCCAGGGCCCGAAGGGCCCCCAGGCCGAGAATGTGGTGCCGCTGCGCTGA
- a CDS encoding anti-sigma B factor antagonist: MDAQHDPPRTNHLGTAPSLRITTTRVPGATIVRLHGQVDQDERHRLERALTQALTRRPPRLVVDLSDLDFCDSTGLNALLKTRLAAQAAGVELLLGGLSPQVRRLLEITETNEIFTIHDSVRALLADAPDPTR; the protein is encoded by the coding sequence ATGGACGCCCAGCACGACCCTCCCCGCACCAACCACCTCGGCACCGCCCCCTCGCTGCGGATCACCACCACACGTGTCCCCGGCGCCACCATCGTCCGCCTCCACGGCCAGGTCGACCAGGACGAGCGCCACCGGCTCGAGCGTGCACTCACCCAGGCCCTGACCCGCCGCCCGCCCCGGCTGGTCGTCGACCTGTCCGACCTCGACTTCTGCGACTCCACCGGCCTCAACGCCCTGCTCAAAACCCGCCTGGCCGCGCAGGCCGCCGGCGTCGAACTGCTGCTCGGTGGGCTCTCCCCGCAGGTCAGACGGCTGCTGGAGATCACCGAGACCAACGAGATCTTTACCATCCACGACAGCGTCCGGGCGCTCCTGGCCGACGCCCCCGATCCGACCCGGTGA
- a CDS encoding MarR family protein — translation MATEHAPRTSWTFLTHHARVLLAISRDSEVRMRDLAAMCGMTERAVQAIVTDLESAGYLIRTRRGRRNHYRIVRNTFFRHPAEAGWDIASLLNLSADALPHIGGDDNPETQPGDHHEHGDHPRDPARPQPRHEGGEDHGR, via the coding sequence ATGGCAACCGAACACGCGCCCCGTACGAGCTGGACGTTCCTGACTCATCACGCCCGGGTGCTGCTGGCGATCTCGCGTGACTCCGAGGTGCGCATGCGGGATCTCGCCGCGATGTGCGGAATGACGGAACGGGCTGTGCAGGCCATCGTCACCGACCTGGAGAGTGCCGGCTATCTGATCCGCACCCGGCGCGGGCGCCGCAACCACTACCGCATCGTCCGCAACACGTTCTTCCGTCACCCCGCCGAGGCCGGCTGGGATATCGCCAGCCTCCTCAATCTGTCCGCCGATGCCCTGCCCCATATCGGCGGCGACGACAACCCCGAGACGCAGCCCGGTGATCATCATGAGCACGGCGACCATCCCCGTGATCCCGCCCGACCGCAGCCCCGGCACGAGGGAGGTGAGGACCATGGCCGATGA
- a CDS encoding anti-anti-sigma regulatory factor produces MPMSDDRRPPGSEAPGPLGVRTLAGGVLSLRLAAAPGVRALLVSGVLDGRCAAELPGELLAAAGACPEGLVLDLQGVGECDVAGVVALAGACEHARQAGHSIGLAASTAELDRLTELQDLTDLAADAWQRGDLQTAYEAATAAMPAAAGASAALNVLLELERARAESDQERRGGPAGQWLG; encoded by the coding sequence ATGCCCATGTCGGATGACCGCAGGCCGCCCGGCTCCGAGGCGCCGGGTCCGCTGGGCGTGCGCACGCTGGCTGGCGGGGTGCTGTCGCTTCGGCTCGCGGCGGCCCCGGGGGTGAGGGCGCTGCTGGTCTCCGGCGTCCTGGATGGGCGCTGCGCCGCGGAGTTGCCGGGGGAGCTGCTGGCGGCGGCCGGGGCGTGCCCGGAAGGCCTGGTCCTGGACCTGCAGGGTGTGGGGGAGTGCGATGTGGCGGGCGTGGTCGCGCTGGCGGGGGCGTGTGAGCATGCGAGGCAGGCCGGGCATTCGATCGGGTTGGCGGCCTCGACTGCGGAGCTGGACCGGCTGACCGAGCTGCAGGACCTGACGGACTTGGCTGCGGATGCCTGGCAGCGCGGCGACCTGCAGACGGCGTACGAGGCGGCGACCGCCGCCATGCCCGCCGCCGCGGGCGCGTCCGCCGCACTGAACGTGCTCCTGGAACTGGAGCGCGCCCGGGCAGAGAGCGACCAGGAGCGGCGGGGCGGTCCCGCCGGCCAGTGGCTGGGATAA